The Amycolatopsis mongoliensis genome includes a window with the following:
- the trxB gene encoding thioredoxin-disulfide reductase, with the protein MAAEEIRNLIIVGSGPAGYTAAVYAARAQLEPLVFEGTQFGGALMTTTEVENFPGFRDGIMGPDLMEEMRKQAERFGAELRAEDVESLELTGDVKYVHANGKRYAARAVILAMGAAARYLNVPGEQELLGRGVSACATCDGFFFRDHDIVVAGGGDSAMEEATFLTKFAKSVTVVHRRDEFRASKIMLERARANEKIKWKLNSQITGVLGDGKVEGLQLKDTKDGSESTLDVSGFFVAIGHDPRSQLVRGQVDLDEDGYVVTQGRTSYTNLDGVFAAGDLVDRTYRQAITAAGSGCTAAIDAERWLAEHGESDAHEAAELVGGGYGAGTN; encoded by the coding sequence GTGGCTGCCGAGGAAATCAGGAACCTGATCATCGTCGGGTCGGGTCCTGCCGGATACACCGCTGCCGTCTACGCGGCACGGGCCCAGCTGGAACCGCTGGTGTTCGAAGGCACGCAGTTCGGCGGCGCGCTGATGACGACGACCGAGGTCGAGAACTTCCCCGGGTTCCGCGACGGGATCATGGGTCCGGACCTGATGGAGGAGATGCGCAAGCAGGCCGAGCGCTTCGGCGCCGAGCTGCGCGCGGAGGACGTCGAGTCGCTGGAGCTGACCGGGGACGTCAAGTACGTCCACGCGAACGGCAAGCGCTACGCCGCCCGCGCGGTCATCCTCGCGATGGGTGCCGCGGCGCGGTACCTGAACGTGCCGGGCGAGCAGGAGCTGCTCGGCCGCGGTGTCTCGGCCTGTGCGACTTGTGACGGCTTCTTCTTCCGGGACCACGACATCGTGGTGGCCGGCGGTGGCGACTCGGCGATGGAGGAGGCGACCTTCCTGACGAAGTTCGCGAAGTCCGTCACGGTCGTCCACCGGCGCGACGAGTTCCGCGCGTCCAAGATCATGCTCGAGCGCGCCCGCGCGAACGAGAAGATCAAGTGGAAGCTGAACTCGCAGATCACCGGTGTGCTCGGCGACGGCAAGGTCGAAGGCCTGCAGCTGAAGGACACGAAGGACGGCTCGGAGTCGACGCTGGACGTGTCGGGCTTCTTCGTCGCGATCGGGCACGACCCCCGGAGCCAGCTGGTGCGCGGGCAGGTCGACCTGGACGAGGACGGCTACGTCGTCACCCAGGGCCGGACCTCGTACACGAACCTCGACGGCGTCTTCGCGGCCGGCGACCTGGTGGACCGCACCTACCGGCAGGCGATCACCGCCGCGGGTTCCGGGTGCACCGCCGCGATCGACGCGGAACGATGGCTCGCGGAGCACGGCGAGTCGGACGCCCACGAAGCGGCCGAGCTGGTCGGCGGCGGCTACGGCGCGGGCACCAACTGA
- a CDS encoding N-acetylmuramoyl-L-alanine amidase → MRVLRRGDAGPDVAEIRSILAGMDLLPPVTGTDDYDTFDVAVEHAVRAFQQRRGLMTDGIVGPATFQALKGASYHLGSRPLSYMIASPVHGDDVFTLQERLTELGFDAGRPDGYFGPATERALKTFQRDMRLTPDGMCGPATIRELHRLSSPRARGGRPVFLREQEQVRQAGPRLRGKRIVIDPGHGGDDLGVVAGGLREADIAWDLARRLEGRMKATGMEALISRGPNHSPTELERARFANDAGADLFLSLHSDKNPSPRAQGVASFHFGTGNGTTSTVGELLAGFIQREVAARTGMLDCRTHYKSWDIFTRTRCPAVRVEIGYLTNPDDARKLGDPAFRDIVAEGILIAVKRLYLLGEGDQPTGTFTFADVLAHELAKAE, encoded by the coding sequence ATGCGGGTACTCCGCCGCGGTGACGCCGGTCCGGACGTCGCCGAGATCAGGTCCATCCTGGCCGGGATGGACCTGCTCCCGCCGGTCACCGGTACCGACGACTACGACACGTTCGACGTGGCCGTCGAGCACGCCGTCCGTGCCTTCCAGCAGCGCCGTGGGCTGATGACCGACGGCATCGTGGGTCCGGCGACCTTCCAGGCGCTCAAGGGCGCCAGCTACCACCTGGGCAGCCGCCCGCTGTCCTACATGATCGCGTCCCCGGTGCACGGCGACGACGTCTTCACGCTGCAGGAGCGGCTCACGGAGCTGGGCTTCGACGCCGGCCGCCCGGACGGGTACTTCGGCCCGGCGACCGAGCGCGCGCTCAAGACGTTCCAGCGCGACATGCGCCTGACGCCGGACGGCATGTGCGGCCCGGCGACCATCCGCGAGCTGCACCGCCTGTCCTCGCCGCGGGCCCGGGGCGGCCGCCCCGTGTTCCTGCGCGAGCAGGAGCAGGTGCGCCAGGCCGGCCCGCGCCTGCGCGGCAAGCGCATCGTGATCGACCCCGGCCACGGCGGCGACGACCTCGGCGTGGTCGCCGGCGGTCTCCGTGAGGCCGACATCGCGTGGGACCTCGCCCGCCGTCTCGAAGGCCGGATGAAGGCCACGGGCATGGAAGCGCTGATCTCCCGCGGCCCGAACCACAGCCCGACGGAGCTCGAGCGCGCCAGGTTCGCGAACGACGCGGGCGCCGACCTGTTCCTCTCGCTGCACAGCGACAAGAACCCCTCGCCGCGCGCGCAGGGTGTCGCGAGCTTCCACTTCGGCACCGGCAACGGCACGACGTCGACAGTGGGCGAGCTGCTGGCCGGCTTCATCCAGCGCGAGGTCGCGGCCCGCACGGGCATGCTGGACTGCCGCACGCACTACAAGTCGTGGGACATCTTCACCCGCACCCGCTGCCCGGCGGTCCGGGTCGAGATCGGCTACCTGACGAACCCGGACGACGCCCGCAAGCTGGGCGACCCGGCGTTCCGCGACATCGTCGCGGAGGGCATCCTGATCGCCGTCAAGCGCCTGTACCTGCTCGGCGAAGGCGACCAGCCGACGGGAACGTTCACGTTCGCCGACGTCCTGGCGCACGAGCTGGCGAAGGCCGAATAG
- a CDS encoding DUF6049 family protein, whose product MKRFAAAFLSVLFLAVPALAGATVAQAEEGARLRVDLTQLTPRVITTSTTTLTVAGTVTNTGDRKVTRPQVRLQVGDRQTTSRGINDVLSGAVIKDAPLTEFTPVADVLEPGQSAPLNITVNLTGSKAAQFGRAGVYPLLVNVNGTPEFGGPARLGAVSMLMPVLAQPGKPGGHSSAGAPSMTLLWPLTSSVPQVYAAPYGQPLVLRDDKLADEIGPDGRLNALVTAASTAVQGDSSLAKSMCFALDPDLLATVDAMSGGYQVHTESGNVDGKGAQTAKTWLAALRTLVTGRCVVALPFADADLNTVSRIRPGDPALVAQAAAASSTIQQLAGVAPQTGVLWPDGTLNEPVLTALTQAGVRTVLTDAAKLAPAGTGGGVTVQGSTVRAQPTDSLISAAMTGVPSVPDSVTVAANTERAISSQNGLGALAFRAGLGVPAGQERPDHLLVAPPRRWDAPAAELTAYLQQVGDFLNAGVVTSASLTSLLSAGPAGSGAVGDGGQDPGAAVDPDLVSTLSKLDDQTTGMASAMQLDPTKRVKPEDVVAPVRLAELRGASTGWRGLPADAASANAQAEIGAISDRVSVRQPQQTIALASGNSPLPVYVVNDLPVGINARFTLNNNTGLRADDARDWSFPAGGGRNYFLPVEALRAGRFSVDVSLSTPTGTPLGSSARFELTSTEYGAITIIATVAAGVALLLLASRRIYRRVKDARAGRDLVD is encoded by the coding sequence GTGAAGCGGTTCGCCGCAGCCTTCCTTTCCGTCCTCTTCCTGGCCGTCCCCGCCCTCGCCGGGGCCACGGTGGCCCAGGCCGAGGAGGGCGCCCGCCTGCGGGTCGACCTGACCCAGCTCACCCCGCGCGTGATCACGACCTCGACGACGACGCTGACCGTCGCCGGCACGGTGACCAACACCGGCGACCGGAAGGTCACCCGGCCGCAGGTGCGGCTGCAGGTCGGCGACCGGCAGACGACCTCGCGCGGGATCAACGACGTGCTCTCGGGCGCCGTCATCAAGGACGCCCCGCTGACCGAGTTCACCCCGGTCGCCGACGTGCTGGAGCCCGGGCAGAGCGCACCGCTGAACATCACGGTGAACCTGACCGGCTCGAAGGCGGCGCAGTTCGGCCGCGCCGGCGTCTACCCGCTGCTGGTGAACGTCAACGGCACGCCGGAGTTCGGCGGGCCGGCCCGGCTGGGCGCGGTCAGCATGCTGATGCCGGTGCTGGCCCAGCCGGGCAAGCCGGGCGGGCACTCGTCGGCGGGCGCACCGAGCATGACCCTGCTCTGGCCGCTGACCAGCAGCGTCCCCCAGGTCTACGCGGCGCCGTACGGCCAGCCGCTGGTGCTGCGCGACGACAAGCTGGCCGACGAGATCGGGCCGGACGGCCGGCTGAACGCGCTGGTCACCGCCGCGTCCACGGCCGTGCAGGGTGATTCGAGCCTCGCGAAGTCGATGTGTTTCGCACTCGACCCGGACCTGCTGGCCACGGTCGACGCGATGAGCGGCGGCTACCAGGTGCACACCGAGAGCGGGAACGTCGACGGCAAGGGCGCCCAGACCGCGAAGACGTGGCTGGCCGCGCTGCGCACCCTGGTGACCGGCCGGTGCGTGGTGGCGCTGCCGTTCGCCGACGCCGACCTCAACACCGTCTCCCGGATCCGCCCCGGCGACCCCGCCCTGGTGGCCCAGGCGGCCGCGGCGTCGTCGACCATCCAGCAGCTGGCCGGCGTCGCGCCGCAGACCGGGGTGCTCTGGCCGGACGGCACGCTCAACGAGCCGGTGCTGACCGCCCTGACCCAGGCCGGCGTCCGGACCGTGCTCACGGACGCGGCGAAGCTGGCGCCCGCCGGCACCGGCGGCGGGGTCACCGTGCAGGGCAGCACCGTCCGGGCCCAGCCGACCGACTCGCTGATCTCCGCGGCGATGACCGGCGTGCCGAGCGTGCCCGACTCGGTCACCGTGGCCGCGAACACCGAGCGGGCGATCTCCAGCCAGAACGGGCTCGGCGCGCTCGCCTTCCGGGCCGGCCTCGGCGTGCCGGCCGGGCAGGAGCGCCCGGACCACCTGCTCGTCGCCCCGCCGCGGCGGTGGGACGCCCCGGCCGCCGAGCTCACGGCGTACCTGCAGCAGGTCGGCGACTTCCTCAACGCCGGGGTGGTCACGTCGGCGTCGCTCACGTCGCTGCTGTCCGCCGGACCGGCGGGCTCCGGCGCGGTCGGCGACGGCGGCCAGGACCCCGGCGCGGCCGTCGACCCCGACCTCGTCTCGACGCTGTCGAAGCTCGACGACCAGACCACCGGGATGGCGTCGGCGATGCAGCTGGACCCCACCAAGCGGGTGAAGCCGGAGGACGTCGTCGCGCCGGTCCGGCTGGCCGAGCTGCGGGGTGCCTCCACCGGCTGGCGGGGCCTGCCCGCCGACGCGGCGAGCGCGAACGCGCAGGCCGAGATCGGGGCCATCAGCGACCGGGTGAGCGTCCGGCAGCCGCAGCAGACCATCGCGCTGGCGTCCGGCAACTCCCCGCTGCCGGTGTACGTGGTGAACGACCTGCCGGTCGGGATCAACGCGCGGTTCACCCTGAACAACAACACCGGCCTGCGCGCGGACGACGCGAGGGACTGGTCGTTCCCGGCCGGCGGCGGGCGGAACTACTTCCTCCCGGTGGAGGCGCTGCGGGCCGGCCGGTTCAGCGTCGATGTGTCGTTGAGCACGCCCACCGGTACCCCGCTCGGGTCATCCGCGCGGTTCGAGCTGACGTCCACGGAGTACGGCGCGATCACCATCATCGCGACCGTCGCCGCAGGTGTGGCCCTACTTCTGCTCGCCTCCCGGCGCATCTACCGGCGGGTCAAGGACGCCCGCGCGGGTCGCGATTTGGTGGACTGA
- the sigM gene encoding RNA polymerase sigma factor SigM: protein MTAAAPTDADLIAAHAAGDPHAFSELVQRHRDRMWAVALRTVRDPEEAADALQDAFISAFRAADKFRAESQVTTWLHRIVVNACLDRIRRRQARPTVPLPETGFNEPATPRDSMAERETSLLVREALDQLPEDQRAPIVLVDVEGYSVAETAKMLGIAEGTVKSRCARGRGKLAKVLGHLRNPDAIANVPTHESKRAGRQPGSGEGR, encoded by the coding sequence GTGACAGCTGCAGCTCCCACGGATGCGGATCTGATAGCGGCTCACGCCGCGGGGGACCCTCATGCGTTCAGCGAACTCGTCCAGCGACATCGCGACCGCATGTGGGCGGTTGCCCTGCGCACGGTCCGCGACCCGGAAGAGGCCGCCGACGCGTTGCAGGACGCGTTCATTTCGGCCTTCCGCGCGGCCGACAAGTTCCGCGCGGAGTCGCAGGTCACGACGTGGCTGCACCGGATCGTGGTGAACGCCTGCCTCGACCGGATCCGCCGCCGCCAGGCCCGCCCGACCGTGCCGCTGCCGGAAACCGGCTTCAACGAGCCGGCCACCCCGCGCGACTCGATGGCCGAACGCGAGACGAGCCTGCTCGTCCGCGAGGCGCTTGACCAGCTGCCCGAGGACCAGCGCGCCCCGATCGTGCTCGTCGACGTCGAGGGCTACTCCGTCGCCGAGACGGCGAAGATGCTGGGCATCGCCGAAGGCACCGTGAAGAGCCGGTGCGCCCGGGGCCGCGGAAAACTCGCGAAGGTTCTCGGACACCTGCGGAACCCCGATGCGATTGCGAACGTCCCAACTCACGAAAGCAAACGGGCCGGGCGCCAGCCGGGTAGCGGGGAGGGACGATGA
- the murJ gene encoding murein biosynthesis integral membrane protein MurJ: MPPPPGPPGQPSLQGRLPQPAPPVTPPPVTPAPGTPPPGIPVPPRGRGSRRPAPVRPWQEEAQRPPDPEATRFIPRTPGVPMNSRWPVADPDVMRPYDALATQVMPALKTPLVKPTEPGAEAPAKAPSLAKASSRMAIASLISRITGFLWKLLLVAAIGQGVANDSFNVANTMPNIIFELLMGGVLASVVVPLLVRSQDEPDGGAAYTQRLITVAFSLLLVGTAVAVLAAPAFTSLYVDGSGKASSALTTAFAYLLLPEIFFYGVFALLSAVLNAKQIFGPTAWAPVINNLVVIFTILVVWIMPGDIDTVNVSITDPKVLTLGIGVTGGIVAQAILLVPPLLRSGFRFKWRWGIDKQMKEFGGLALWILGYVAVSQVGYTINTRVLTSGSPGGVTAYSNAWLLFQLPYGVIGVSLLTAIMPRMSRAAADGDHKKLIGDLSYASRMSTVMLVPISAVMTVVGGSIGIALFTFGKGTIDTAERLGEALAISAFALLPYALVMLQMRVFYAMKDARTPTLIMIVMTLVKVPLLYLCPVLLSPDNVVLGVMMVNALTFVVGAILGQVWLWVTLGNLRSKRVIGVILFTVVASGLGVGAAWVAGQVVPDSFGPTLQAWIKLFLQGIVGIVVSFGVLMALKVEELKPATSRFTRLIKRG; the protein is encoded by the coding sequence GTGCCACCGCCCCCCGGGCCGCCGGGCCAGCCGTCGCTCCAGGGGCGGCTGCCGCAGCCCGCCCCGCCGGTGACCCCACCCCCGGTCACCCCGGCCCCCGGCACCCCGCCGCCCGGCATCCCGGTGCCCCCGCGCGGCCGCGGCTCCCGGCGTCCCGCGCCGGTCCGGCCGTGGCAGGAGGAGGCCCAGCGCCCGCCCGACCCGGAGGCCACGCGGTTCATCCCGCGCACCCCCGGCGTCCCGATGAACTCGCGCTGGCCGGTCGCCGACCCGGACGTCATGCGCCCGTACGACGCGCTGGCCACCCAGGTCATGCCGGCGCTCAAGACGCCGCTGGTCAAGCCGACCGAGCCGGGTGCGGAAGCGCCGGCCAAGGCGCCGTCCCTGGCGAAGGCGTCCAGCCGGATGGCGATCGCGTCGCTGATCAGCCGGATCACCGGCTTCCTGTGGAAGCTGCTGCTGGTCGCCGCGATCGGCCAGGGCGTCGCGAACGACTCGTTCAACGTCGCCAACACGATGCCGAACATCATCTTCGAGCTGCTGATGGGTGGCGTCCTCGCCAGCGTGGTGGTGCCGCTGCTGGTCCGCTCCCAGGACGAGCCCGACGGCGGCGCGGCCTACACCCAGCGGCTGATCACCGTGGCGTTCTCGCTGCTGCTGGTCGGCACGGCGGTCGCGGTGCTCGCGGCCCCGGCGTTCACCAGCCTCTACGTCGACGGCTCCGGCAAGGCCAGCTCGGCGCTGACCACGGCGTTCGCCTACCTGCTGCTGCCGGAGATCTTCTTCTACGGCGTGTTCGCGCTGCTGTCGGCGGTGCTCAACGCCAAGCAGATCTTCGGTCCCACCGCGTGGGCCCCGGTGATCAACAACCTGGTCGTCATCTTCACGATCCTGGTCGTCTGGATCATGCCGGGCGACATCGACACCGTGAACGTGTCGATCACCGACCCGAAGGTGCTGACGCTGGGCATCGGCGTCACCGGCGGCATCGTCGCGCAGGCGATCCTGCTGGTCCCGCCGCTGCTGCGGTCGGGCTTCCGGTTCAAGTGGCGCTGGGGCATCGACAAGCAGATGAAGGAGTTCGGCGGCCTCGCGCTGTGGATCCTCGGCTACGTCGCGGTGAGCCAGGTCGGGTACACGATCAACACCCGGGTGCTGACCAGCGGTTCACCCGGTGGTGTGACGGCGTACAGCAACGCCTGGCTGCTCTTCCAGCTGCCGTACGGCGTCATCGGCGTCTCGCTGCTGACGGCGATCATGCCGCGGATGAGCCGCGCGGCCGCCGACGGCGACCACAAGAAGCTGATCGGCGACCTGTCGTACGCGTCCCGGATGTCGACGGTGATGCTCGTCCCGATCTCCGCGGTGATGACGGTGGTCGGCGGCTCGATCGGCATCGCGCTGTTCACCTTCGGCAAGGGCACGATCGACACCGCCGAGCGGCTCGGCGAGGCGCTCGCGATCTCGGCGTTCGCGCTGCTGCCGTACGCGCTGGTCATGCTCCAGATGCGCGTCTTCTACGCGATGAAGGACGCCCGCACCCCGACGCTGATCATGATCGTGATGACGCTGGTCAAGGTGCCGCTGCTGTACCTGTGCCCGGTGCTGCTGTCGCCGGACAACGTGGTGCTCGGCGTCATGATGGTCAACGCGCTGACGTTCGTCGTCGGCGCGATCCTCGGCCAGGTGTGGCTGTGGGTGACACTGGGCAACCTGCGCAGCAAGCGGGTGATCGGCGTGATCCTCTTCACGGTGGTCGCCAGCGGGCTCGGCGTCGGTGCGGCCTGGGTGGCCGGGCAGGTCGTGCCGGACTCGTTCGGGCCGACCCTGCAGGCGTGGATCAAGCTTTTCCTGCAGGGCATCGTGGGGATCGTCGTCTCGTTCGGCGTGCTCATGGCCCTGAAGGTCGAGGAGCTGAAACCGGCGACTTCGAGGTTCACCCGGTTGATCAAGCGGGGGTAA
- the trxA gene encoding thioredoxin, with product MTNTVKVTDATFVDEVLTSEKPVLVDFWATWCGPCKMVAPVLEEIAAEKGDKLTIAKIDIDENPNTPRDYQVMSIPTLILFQGGKPVKQIVGAKPKAALLSDLADVL from the coding sequence ATGACCAACACCGTCAAGGTGACCGACGCGACGTTCGTCGACGAAGTCCTGACCAGCGAGAAGCCGGTCCTCGTCGACTTCTGGGCCACCTGGTGCGGCCCGTGCAAGATGGTCGCCCCGGTGCTCGAGGAGATTGCCGCCGAAAAGGGCGACAAGCTGACGATCGCCAAGATCGACATCGACGAGAACCCGAACACTCCGCGTGACTACCAGGTGATGTCCATCCCGACCCTGATCCTGTTCCAGGGTGGCAAGCCGGTGAAGCAGATCGTCGGCGCCAAGCCGAAGGCCGCGCTGCTGTCGGATCTCGCCGACGTCCTCTGA
- a CDS encoding CCA tRNA nucleotidyltransferase — protein MNDVVAKENAVVELMRLSPLADELAERFARAGHRLYLVGGSVRDALLGRRSGDLDFTTDARPDRVLKIVSEWGDAVWDVGIAFGTVGVTKKGMQLEITTFRADSYDRVGRNPEVTFGDSIEGDLLRRDFTVNAMAVELASKTFIDPHDGLSALREKVLDTPATPQESFADDPLRMLRAARFAAQLGFTAAPRVVDAMTSMAGEIDRITAERVQAELSKLLLADDPRPGLELLVDTGLGDRVLPEVPGMRLAIDEHHQHKDVYQHSLTVLAQAIDLEKSHEPTSEPDLILRLAALLHDVGKPATREFQPGGGVSFHHHEVVGARMARKRLRALKFSKEIIDDVSQLVFLHLRFHGYGKGEWTDSAVRRYVTDAGPLLTRLHKLVRADCTTRNRKKAAALQSTYDDLEARIAALKAKEDLDRVRPDLNGEQIMELLGIRPGPDVGKAWKFLKELRLDRGPLEHDDAVAELKKWAAEQGIGNS, from the coding sequence GTGAACGACGTGGTCGCCAAGGAGAACGCGGTGGTGGAGCTGATGCGGCTCTCCCCCCTGGCGGACGAGCTGGCCGAGAGGTTCGCCCGGGCCGGGCACCGCCTGTACCTCGTCGGCGGGAGCGTGCGCGACGCGCTGCTCGGCCGGCGCTCCGGTGATCTCGACTTCACCACCGACGCGCGGCCGGACCGGGTGCTGAAGATCGTCAGCGAGTGGGGCGACGCGGTCTGGGACGTCGGCATCGCGTTCGGCACGGTCGGCGTGACGAAGAAGGGCATGCAGCTCGAGATCACGACGTTCCGCGCGGACAGCTACGACCGCGTCGGCCGCAACCCCGAGGTCACCTTCGGCGACAGCATCGAGGGCGACCTGCTCCGGCGCGACTTCACGGTCAACGCGATGGCCGTCGAGCTGGCGTCGAAGACGTTCATCGACCCGCACGACGGCTTGAGCGCGCTGCGGGAGAAGGTCCTCGACACGCCGGCGACGCCGCAGGAGTCGTTCGCCGACGACCCGCTGCGGATGCTGCGGGCCGCCCGCTTCGCCGCGCAGCTGGGCTTCACGGCCGCGCCGCGGGTGGTCGACGCGATGACGTCGATGGCGGGCGAGATCGACCGGATCACCGCCGAGCGCGTCCAAGCCGAGCTGTCGAAGCTGCTGCTCGCGGACGACCCCCGGCCAGGCCTGGAGCTGCTGGTCGACACCGGTCTCGGTGACCGCGTGCTGCCCGAGGTGCCCGGGATGCGGCTGGCGATCGACGAGCACCACCAGCACAAGGACGTCTACCAGCACTCGCTGACCGTGCTGGCCCAGGCGATCGACCTGGAGAAGTCGCACGAGCCGACGTCGGAGCCGGACCTGATCCTGCGGCTGGCGGCCCTGCTGCACGACGTCGGGAAGCCGGCGACGCGGGAGTTCCAGCCGGGCGGCGGGGTGAGCTTCCACCACCACGAGGTCGTCGGGGCGCGGATGGCCCGCAAGCGTTTGCGGGCGCTGAAGTTCTCGAAGGAGATCATCGACGACGTCTCCCAGCTCGTGTTCCTCCACCTGCGGTTCCACGGCTACGGCAAGGGCGAGTGGACGGATTCGGCGGTCCGCCGGTACGTCACCGACGCCGGTCCCCTGCTGACCCGGCTGCACAAGCTCGTCCGCGCCGACTGCACCACGCGCAACCGCAAGAAGGCGGCGGCGCTGCAGTCGACCTACGACGACCTCGAGGCCCGGATCGCCGCGCTCAAGGCCAAGGAGGACCTCGACCGCGTGCGGCCGGACCTCAACGGCGAGCAGATCATGGAGCTGCTCGGCATCAGGCCGGGGCCGGACGTCGGCAAGGCGTGGAAGTTCCTCAAGGAGCTGCGCCTGGACCGCGGGCCGCTGGAGCACGACGATGCCGTGGCCGAGCTGAAGAAGTGGGCCGCCGAGCAGGGAATCGGAAATTCCTGA
- a CDS encoding NUDIX hydrolase, producing MSGSAGRPGASKPRRRRRRQRGRRLTTVDETSAGGLVVDAEREQAVLIGRLDRHGRLLWSLPKGHIEDGETVEQTAVREVKEETGISARVLRPLGTIDYWFVADRRRIHKTVHHFLLEALGGELSDEDVEVTEVAWVPLAELETKLAYSDERKLVRKASQMLKELFARPDVLGRDEHAPEGAPE from the coding sequence ATGTCTGGATCAGCCGGCCGCCCCGGCGCCTCGAAGCCGCGGAGGCGGCGCAGGCGTCAGCGCGGCAGGCGCCTGACCACGGTCGACGAGACATCGGCCGGTGGCCTCGTGGTGGACGCCGAGCGCGAACAGGCGGTGCTGATCGGCCGGCTCGACCGGCACGGCAGACTGCTGTGGTCGCTGCCGAAGGGCCACATCGAGGACGGTGAAACGGTGGAACAGACGGCCGTGCGCGAGGTCAAGGAGGAAACCGGCATCTCCGCGCGCGTGCTGCGGCCACTGGGCACCATCGACTACTGGTTCGTGGCCGACCGGCGGCGCATCCACAAGACCGTCCACCACTTCCTGCTCGAAGCGCTCGGCGGCGAACTCTCCGACGAAGACGTCGAGGTCACCGAGGTGGCCTGGGTCCCGCTGGCCGAGCTGGAGACCAAACTCGCCTACTCCGACGAGCGCAAGCTCGTCCGGAAGGCCAGCCAGATGCTCAAGGAACTTTTCGCGCGCCCGGACGTCCTCGGACGAGACGAGCACGCCCCTGAGGGAGCCCCCGAGTGA